Genomic DNA from Blattabacterium sp. (Blaberus giganteus):
TTATAAAATTCATGATTGATTTGTTAGAACCAAAAATAGTTAATATATCTCCTGTTTTTAAAACAGTATCTCCTGTAACTAATCCTATGACTTTTCTTGTATTAGTCCCTTTAGAAGACATTGGATTATTGATATCTCGTATTACGGTAATTAAAGAAACAGAATATTTTTGTGTTAATGTCAAACTTTTTACAGATTTTCCATTGAAAGAATATGGAGAAAAGACTTCTGCTATAGAATATTTATTATCTACTCTAAAATAATCTAAAGCATAATTAAAAGATATTTGTTTAGTTAGTCGAAATGCAGCATCTTGCTCCGGATGAATTACATCATTAATTCCCATAGCTTCTAATATTGTATCGTGTATTTTTGATAAAGATCGGCTTACAATTCTTAAATGCTTATACTTTTTAAGTATAGCTGTAGTTACTATTGACGATCCCTCATTTTCTCCAATAGCCACAATTCCTAAATTTGCTTGTTGAATAGGTAAAACTTTGTAAGCCGCCTCATTATTTGCATCCATACATACTACATTTGCTATATGATCTTTCAATAAATCTACTTTTTCCATTTTTTGATCTATACCAAAAACTTCATGTCCATTATCTGTTAAATTAAGAGCTAAAGATCTTCCAAAATTTCCTAACCCAATAATTATAATTTTCATAATTTATATACTTCTAACTTCTAATTAATAAGAATATTTCCTTTAGGATATCTGTAATAATGATGAGAACCAATTTTATTTTTTCTTAAAAAACCGATCATGATATTAAAAACACCTATTCTTCCTAATAACATCAAAAGTATTAAAACTAATTTACTTCCGTTTGATAAATTAGAAGTAATGCCTAAAGATAATCCTACTGTAGAAAAAGCAGAAAAAACTTCAAAAGAAATAGATAAAATATCTTCTTTTGGATCTAAAAAAATTATGATTAAAATACTTATATATATAACTATTATGGATAACATGATAATAGAAAAAGATAATCGAATAGATTCCGAAGATATTTCTTTTTTTTGTATTTCTAATCTATTTTTTCCTCTAGCCAATGAAATAATATTTATTAATGCTAATGCGAAAGTACTTGTTTTAATTCCTCCACCAGTAGACGCTGGAGAAGCACCTATCCACATCAAAAAAATAGTAAACAAAATAGTAATTGGGGTTAAAGAATTAATGTTTAATACATGAAACCCCGCTGTTCTAGATGTAGCTGAAGAAAAAAACGAAGCTATCCATTTTCCATGAAAAGAAGAATGTTCTGAAAGAGAAAAATGATATTCACTTATATAATAAAAAATAGTTCCAAAAAAAAGTAAAAAAAAAGTAGTATAAATAACAACTTTTGTATTTAAAGTTACTACATGTGCAGGACGCCTAAGATCTTCATCTTTAAAAATTTTTAAAAAATATTTTTTTACAGTTAACCACATATATGTAAAAAAATTGAATAAAATATTAAAACCTATACCACCCAATATTAGTAAAAAAGCAATAATGATATGTAATAAATAATTAAATCTCACAGATTCGGAATACAAGCCTTGGCTTAAGGTAGAGAATCCACTATTACAAAATGCGGAGATAGAATGAAAAATAGAAAAAAATAAAATACTATCACATTCTATTATGTGTTTTTCTTTAATAGAAAAATAAATTAATAAAGCACCTATAAATTCTACTGTTAAAGTGAACATGACTACTTTTACAGCTAAACTAAGAACATTACTTGTTGTTTTTGTATTTAAAAAATTGCTAACAAAAATAGCTTCCTTAAAAGAAAATCCATCTCTAAAAAAATAACTAAAAAAAGAAGTTATAGTTAAAATCCCAAGTCCTCCTAATTCTATTAATATAAGTATAAAGATTTTTCCTAAATATGTAAAATCTTTAGCTGTATCTAAAACTACTAATCCTGTCACACATACAGCACTAGTAGAAGTAAATAAAGCGTCTATAAATGATATTTTTCTTACTGTAGATGCAGGAAGCATTAATAAAGAAGATCCTAAAAAGGATAAAAAAACAAAACTTGCAACAAATATGAAAGCAGGATTATGAATTTTAACGTATACGATCATTCGCATAAAATAAGTTGCACGAATTAACACATATAGAATCAAACTAATAAGTGTAGATATTTTTATATCTGCAGTTATTTTTATGTTATGAAATAAAATTTTTACAAAAGAAAAAATAAGAGAAAGCAACAATATAAAGAATGATAAAAAAATCATGGATCTATAACCTTTTTCAAGGTTTTTATCAAAAAGAATGAAAAAGTGTAAAGAACTTATTATTAATACAATTCCTAAAAGAATTTCTACATTAAAAAATATGAATGGATTCCATCCTAAAGATAGAATTATATAAATAAATATAATTGGAGTAGACATATCCAAAAAATTTCGTAATCTAATTTGGATCATGATTTTTTTTGATAATATTCTCCTTTTTTTTTGAAAAATTTATTATAAAATAATGTTAACCAATGTAAATAAATTACGGTAAAATAAATAATTATATTTTGAATCACTGCATGTCCTTTTATTTTATAGAACTTATGTATAAAATTTTTGAAAAAAAATTTAGTTTATTGATCAAAACTATTTTATTAATTATGTCCGTATGTTATAAATAAAAAGGAATAAATCTTTCAATATTATTAAATTTTTTCTTACGAAATTCTTTATAAGAAATGAGAGACATATCTATCGCAGATGGATTTTTATATAAAAATCTATTTTTTACGACATAAAAAAAAATTTTTTTATCTATATCTATAGAAGAGAGAATATTTCCTATTATAAAATATATTTTTTTGTATTTCGAGAATAAAGATTTAAAAAAATTGTCATTTAATTTTATAATTTGAATAGGATTCAATTTTTCTTTTGATTCATTAAATACTGAAGTGTAGAAAAAATTAGATTTTGCATGTATCATAGAAATTAAAACTCCTTTTTTTATATTTATTTTATAACTCATTATAGTCAATGTATCTATAGACAATAAAGGAATATCTAAAGCATAACATAATCCTCTTGCAGTCGATGCTCCTATTCTCAATGAAGTGTAGGATCCTGGCCCTTTGCTCACACAAATTGATTTTAAATCTTTAATATGAATTCCAGAAATTTTTATTGCATATTCTATAAATGTATGTAATTTTTTTGAATGAAAATATTCTTTCGAACATTCTTCTACAGAAGTTAAACAGACTCCATTTTTAGCAATAGAGACTGAGCAATTTTTGGTAGAAGTTTCTAAATTTAAAATTAAAGACATGTTATATTAAATTTTTAAATTTTAAAATTAATGCATTCAAAAAAAATAAAATGATAAAAACAGAAAAAGTAATTAAATATATTGTATCCTGGTTAAAAGAATATATTCAAAAATCTAAATCTAATGGTTTTATTATTGGAATATCTGGGGGAATAGATTCTTCAGTTACATCTTTTTTGGCAGCTATGACAAGATACCCTACTATTATATTAGAAATGCCTATTTTTGATAAAAAGAAAAATTTTTTGCCCATAAAACATGCAAAATTTTTAAAAAAAAAATTTTCAAACGTTTATTATTTAGAGAAAGATTTATCTTCTCTATTTAAAATATTTTGTCATATAACAAATGAAAATGATTTTGAAGATTCAAAACGATCTTTAGCGTTAGCTAATGTAAAATCTAGGATTCGTATGTTAACTTTATATTATTATGCGAATGGAAAAAATTATCTTGTTGTTGGAACTGGAAATAAAGTAGAAGATTTTGGTGTAGGTTTTTTTACAAAATATGGAGATGGAGGCGTGGATTTACATCCTATCGCTGATCTGACTAAAAGTGAAATCCGTTCTTTAGCTAAAAAATTAAATATTATTGATGAAATTCAAAAAGCAAAGCCTACGGATGGACTTTGGGAAGATAATAGATCGGATGAAGATCAGTTAGGAGCAACTTATGAAGAGTTAGAATGGGCCATGAAAATGGAGATTATGAAAAAAGAAGATTATATATTTTCTGAAATAGAATATAAAATTTTAAAAAAATATCAGATTTTACATCATAAAAATAGACATAAAATGATTTCTATCCCTATATGCAAAGTCCCTGATGATATCAAAAAATGAAAATTCCGTTATATTTTTAATCATACAGAATCGTTTTTGTAACTTTGTTTTTCATGATGGATTAAGTTAATTCTATGATAGAAGAGAAAAAAATTTTAAAAAAAGAAAAATCTAATTCGATTTTAAATCGATCAATCAGTCCGGATCCTATTTTACATAAGGATGTTTATTTTATGAGTGATGAAGAGAAAATTGAAAAAATAAAAAAACATTTTTTTCAAATTATGAAAATTTTAGGTTTAAATATGAATGATGATAGTTTACAAAGAACACCTAAACGAGTAGCAAAGATGTTTATAAAAGAAATATTCAGTGGACTAAATCCTAAAAATTTGCCGAATTTTTCCATTTTTGAAAATAAATATAAATACAAACAAATGTTAATAGAAAAAAATATCACAGTTTATTCTACTTGTGAACATCATTTTCTTCCTATTGTAGGAAAAGCTCATGTAGGTTATATTTCAAATGGAAAAGTTGTAGGTCTTTCTAAAATTAATAGAATTGTAAATTTTTACGCAAAAAGACCACAAGTACAAGAACGTTTAACAATACAAATTGTTCAGTATTTACGAAAAATGTTAGAGACACAAGATGTAGCTTGTGTTATAGAGGCAAAACATTTATGCGTGAATTCTCGTGGAATCAGAGATATAGATAGTAGTACCATTACTACTGAGTTAATAGGATCCTTTAAAAATAATTCAGAAATAAGAGAGGAATTTTTACATCATATTGGAATTTCTTAAATGTAAGAAATGGAGGAAAAAAATTATCAACAAAAAAACCGAAATTATCTAAAAATATACAATTCTTTAACAGGAAAAAAAGAATTTTTTCATCCTATTTATAAAGAATCTGTTGGAATTTATGTATGTGGTCCCACAGTTTACAATCATTTACATTTAGGAAATTGCAGAACTTTTATATCATTTGATATTGTTTTTCGTTATTTAAAACATTTGGGATATAAAGTTCGTTATGTAAGAAATATTACTGATGTAGGCCATTTGGAAAATGAATATAATGATCTAGAAGATAAAATTTCTAAAAGATCTCGCATAGAAGGTCTTGAACCTATGGAAATTGTTCAAAAATATACTCTTTCTTTTCACAATTTATTAAATGTTTTAAATGTACTACCTCCAAGTATAGAACCTACAGCTACAGGTCATATTGTGGAACAAATAGAGATGATTCAAAAGTTAATTAAAAAAAAATTAGCATACGAAATAAATGGGTCTGTGTATTTCGATTTAAAAAAATATAAAGAATTATATCCTTATGGTATTATTAGTAAAAATAATATGGATAAACTTTTTCATAAAAAATTAAAATTTTCAGAAGAAAAACGTGGATTTCATGATTTTTCTCTTTGGAAGAAAGCACCTTATAATCATATTATGAATTGGAATTCCCCATGGGGAAAAGGATTTCCTGGTTGGCATATAGAATGCACAACTATGAGTACAAAATATTTAGGAGAAACTTTTGATATTCATGGTGGAGGAATCGATTTAAAGTTTCCTCATCATGAATGTGAATTAGCTCAAGCTATAGGAATTTATAATAAAGGTTCTTTTGCACATTATTGGATGCATGCAAATTTGTTTACTTTAAATGGAAAAAAAATGAGCAAATCTACAGGAAATTTTATGGAATTAAAAGATATAATTCATAATAAAGAAATTTGCAAAAAAACTTTTTTTCCTAGTATTTTTAGATTTTATATTTTACAATCTCATTATAGAAATGTTATGGATTTTTCCAGTAAAGGACTTACAGATGCTGAAAAAGGATTACATCGCATAATGCAATCTATAGAAATATTAAAAAATTTTGAACCTAAAACTAAAAATAATATAAGTAGTCATAACATATGTCATTGGATAAATATTTGTTATCAAGCTATTAATGATGATTTTAATATTCCTTTATTGATTACTTATTTATTTAAAGCTGTCCATATTATTAATACTTCCCTTCACAATATAGATATATATCATGTCGATTTATTAAAAAAATATATGACTTATTTTGTTTTCGATATTTTAGGAATTCAAAAAATCAATCATCACAAAGAAAACTCTAAAAAATTAAAAATACTTATTGAAAGATTAATCAAACTTCGTTCAGAAGAACGAAAACAAAAAAATTGGATTATTTCAGATAAAATTCGGAAAGAATTGTCTTACATTGGTGTTTCATTACATGATAAAAATTATTGTGATGATAATGATTTTAAAGCTTGATCAATATCTTTTATAAGATCTTCCACATTTTCTATTCCAATAGATAAACGAATCAGAGAGTTTTGTATTCCTGCATTTATTCTTACTTCTGTAGGAGTGGATTTGTGAGTCATTGTTGCTGGATGACAAATTAAACTTTTTGTTCCTCCCAAACTTTCCGCTAATTTAAATATTTTAGTAGAAGTAACAACTTTTTTTGCTGATTCTATTGTATTCTTTTTAAGACTAAAAGAAACTATTCCTCCAAAATATCTTTGTTGTTTTACAGCAATAAAATGATTTTTATGATTAGATAAGCCAGGATAAAAAACTTGGTCTATTTCTGAATTTCTTTTTTTGTTTAAAAAAGAAGCAATTTGAAATGCATTTTGAGATTGTTTTTTAATACGTAAATATAACGTTTGGCTTCCTCTTATAGTTAACCAAGAATCGATAGGAGATAAAACTCCTCCCGTTGCATTTTGAATATACTTTAATTTTTCATATAAATCTGTATTTTTTACTGTAATTAATCCAGCTAATACATCTGAATGTCCTGCTAAATATTTTGTTGCACTATGAACTACTATATCTGATCCTAATTTTAAAGGATTTTGAATGACAGGAGAAGCAAAGGTATTATCCACAACTACTAAAATATCTGAATTTTTCTTTTTGGATTCTTTACTAATATATTCTATATCAGATACTTTCAATGTGGGGTTGGTTGGAGATTCTAACCAAACTAATTTTGTTTTATTAGAAATAGTAGAAATAGTTTTTTTTGCATCCGTTGTATCCACAAATTTAGTATTAATACCTAACTTTTTATACAAATTTAACAAACGAAATGTTCCTCCATAAATATCATCTACGGCTACTATTTCACTTCCACTTTCTAACAATTTTAATATTGCATCTACGGATGCAAGACCCGAAGAAAATGCTAAACTAGCATAACCATATTCTAAATGAGTTATTAGATCTTCAAGTATTTTTCTTGTAGGATTATTTGTTCTAGTGTAATCAAATCCTTTATGTACACCGGGGGCTTCTTGTACGTAAGTTGAAGTTTGATAGATTGGTGTAGAGATTGCTCCTGTAAGAGGATCAGATAAAATGTTTTGAATAAGCTTTGTTTCTTCCTTCATCATGTGATACGTTATAATAAATTGATGTAAAATTCAATAATTCTAATTCTATTGCAAATGTACTAAAAATGAAAATACAATTTTTATAAAAATTTTTTTTTAAAAAAATATAAATTTGTTTCCTATTTTTTTTTAAAAAAATATAAATTTGTTTCCTATTTTTTTTTAAAAATGATTTCAAGAAAAACAATATGTTCTTTGTTCTTTTTTTTATTTTTGTTCGTTGAATCTGTTGAATCTTCTAATGATAAAAATCATGATGTAATAAAGAAAAAAGATAAAGTGGATGTAGCTAGTACTATTTTTAATCATATAAGTGATTCTCATGAATGGCATATTCTTGGAAATCGAAATTATGGAGTTATTCTTTATTTACCAATTATTTTATGGAATAATGGATTAGAAATTTTCTCTTCCTACAAATTTTCGTATGGAAATGTAGTGAAGGGTAAATATGGATATTATAAAATGTTTAGAGGAATAATATACAAAACAAATAGTGTTGGTTCATTCTATATAAATTCGAAAGGAATTCCAAAAAATGATAAACCTTGGGATTTTTCTATTACAAAAAATGTGATATCTATTTTAATTTCTTCTTTTTTGTTATTGTATTTTTTCATACGAATGAAATATAGTTATCAAAATCATCAAAATAAATGGAGTTTAGGTATTCTTTTAGAATTTTTAATTTTATTTGTAAGGGATGAGATTGCAATTCCTTATATAGGAGATAAAAAATATAAAACTTTTCTTCCTTTTTTGTTAACATCTTTTTTTTTCATACTAGCTAATAATTTAATAGGGATGATTCCAGGATTTCCAAATGTAACAGGAAACATAAATATGACATTAGGATTAGCTTTGATAACATTTATTGTTACCAATATAAATGCAAATGTGAGTTATTGGAAACATATTTTTTGGATGCCAGGAGTTCCAATAGGGATTAAATTAATATTAGCTCCTATCGAATTCATAGGAATTTTTATTCGTCCATTAACTTTATGTATCAGATTGTTTGCTAATATGACTGCTGGGCACATAATTATTTTAAGTTTTATTTGCCTAATTTTTATTTTTAATAATTTTCTTATAACTGGTTTTTCCATAATTTTCGGTTTTTTTATTTCTATGTTAGAAATTATGGTTTCTTTTTTACAAGCTTTTATTTTTACAACTTTATCTGCCTTACTTATAGGAACATCTGTTAAAAATTATGATAATGAAACACGTTAAATAAAAATAAATATGGATATAGATTTAACTTATTCAGGGTTGGCCGCTTTAGGATCTGGTCTTGCCGTAATAGGTGCTGGATTAGGAATTGGAAAAATTGGAAGTTCTGCAATGGATGCGATAGCGAGACAACCTGAAGCTTCGAATAAAATACAAAATGCTATGATTATAGCATCTGCATTGATCGAAGGAGCTGCATTATTTGGAATTGTCACTACATTGTTAGCTGTATTTAAATAATAATAATGCCAATGGATTTAATAACTCCTTCTATTGGACTATTTTTTTGGCACATAATAATATTTATAATACTCATGTTTTTTCTTTCAAAATTTGCTTGGAAGCCAATAATGAATTTTATTGATCAAAGAGAAGAAAAAATTAAAATATCTCTTGAAAAAGCTGATCAAATGAAAGAAAAACTGAAATATGTAGAAGATCAAAAAAATAAAATTTTAAAGGAAACTCGTATAAAAAGAGATATGATTTTGAAAGAAGCTATTCAAATTAGAGAAAAAATAAAATTGAAAGCAAAAGAAGAAGGAATGATCGAAAAAAGAAAAATAATAGAAGAAACAAAAAAAAATATTCAAGTAGAAAAAGAAGTTGCTATTCATAAATTAAAGAATAAAATAGGAAAAATTTCTATTCAAATAGCTGAAAAAATATTAAAAAAAGAGTTAAATCAAAATCAAGATAAGTTCTTTATAAAAGAATTAGTAGATATGAATTGTACTAATTTTAATAAATAAATAAAAATGTTTTCGAATAAAAAAATAATTCAACATTACGCTAGAGTTTTTTTTGAACACTCTATTATAAATGTGAATGATAGTGAATTATTTTATCATAAAATTAAAAAAATGTCTTTTTTATTGAATAATGATATATATATCAATGAAATTATTTACACAAATTTGTTAAATTCAGAAAAAAAGATAAAAATTTTTAAAAAAATACTTTACAATTTCGATATTTTACTTTTTAAATTTGTTAAACTATTAATCATAAAAAAAAGAGAACTTTTTTTAAAAGAAATTTTTTTAAAATATCAAAAAATATATGAAGAAAATCAAAAAGGATTTATAAAATCTGTAATCATTTCTGCTTTTCCTTTGAAAAAGGATATGCAAAAAATGATTGCACAAAAAATAATATCCAATAAAAAATTTCATAT
This window encodes:
- the atpF gene encoding F0F1 ATP synthase subunit B; the protein is MPMDLITPSIGLFFWHIIIFIILMFFLSKFAWKPIMNFIDQREEKIKISLEKADQMKEKLKYVEDQKNKILKETRIKRDMILKEAIQIREKIKLKAKEEGMIEKRKIIEETKKNIQVEKEVAIHKLKNKIGKISIQIAEKILKKELNQNQDKFFIKELVDMNCTNFNK
- the nadE gene encoding NAD(+) synthase, whose product is MIKTEKVIKYIVSWLKEYIQKSKSNGFIIGISGGIDSSVTSFLAAMTRYPTIILEMPIFDKKKNFLPIKHAKFLKKKFSNVYYLEKDLSSLFKIFCHITNENDFEDSKRSLALANVKSRIRMLTLYYYANGKNYLVVGTGNKVEDFGVGFFTKYGDGGVDLHPIADLTKSEIRSLAKKLNIIDEIQKAKPTDGLWEDNRSDEDQLGATYEELEWAMKMEIMKKEDYIFSEIEYKILKKYQILHHKNRHKMISIPICKVPDDIKK
- the folE gene encoding GTP cyclohydrolase I FolE, which encodes MIEEKKILKKEKSNSILNRSISPDPILHKDVYFMSDEEKIEKIKKHFFQIMKILGLNMNDDSLQRTPKRVAKMFIKEIFSGLNPKNLPNFSIFENKYKYKQMLIEKNITVYSTCEHHFLPIVGKAHVGYISNGKVVGLSKINRIVNFYAKRPQVQERLTIQIVQYLRKMLETQDVACVIEAKHLCVNSRGIRDIDSSTITTELIGSFKNNSEIREEFLHHIGIS
- a CDS encoding TrkA family potassium uptake protein, which encodes MKIIIIGLGNFGRSLALNLTDNGHEVFGIDQKMEKVDLLKDHIANVVCMDANNEAAYKVLPIQQANLGIVAIGENEGSSIVTTAILKKYKHLRIVSRSLSKIHDTILEAMGINDVIHPEQDAAFRLTKQISFNYALDYFRVDNKYSIAEVFSPYSFNGKSVKSLTLTQKYSVSLITVIRDINNPMSSKGTNTRKVIGLVTGDTVLKTGDILTIFGSNKSIMNFIKDKK
- the tsaB gene encoding tRNA (adenosine(37)-N6)-threonylcarbamoyltransferase complex dimerization subunit type 1 TsaB; translation: MSLILNLETSTKNCSVSIAKNGVCLTSVEECSKEYFHSKKLHTFIEYAIKISGIHIKDLKSICVSKGPGSYTSLRIGASTARGLCYALDIPLLSIDTLTIMSYKINIKKGVLISMIHAKSNFFYTSVFNESKEKLNPIQIIKLNDNFFKSLFSKYKKIYFIIGNILSSIDIDKKIFFYVVKNRFLYKNPSAIDMSLISYKEFRKKKFNNIERFIPFYL
- the cysS gene encoding cysteine--tRNA ligase, whose protein sequence is MEEKNYQQKNRNYLKIYNSLTGKKEFFHPIYKESVGIYVCGPTVYNHLHLGNCRTFISFDIVFRYLKHLGYKVRYVRNITDVGHLENEYNDLEDKISKRSRIEGLEPMEIVQKYTLSFHNLLNVLNVLPPSIEPTATGHIVEQIEMIQKLIKKKLAYEINGSVYFDLKKYKELYPYGIISKNNMDKLFHKKLKFSEEKRGFHDFSLWKKAPYNHIMNWNSPWGKGFPGWHIECTTMSTKYLGETFDIHGGGIDLKFPHHECELAQAIGIYNKGSFAHYWMHANLFTLNGKKMSKSTGNFMELKDIIHNKEICKKTFFPSIFRFYILQSHYRNVMDFSSKGLTDAEKGLHRIMQSIEILKNFEPKTKNNISSHNICHWINICYQAINDDFNIPLLITYLFKAVHIINTSLHNIDIYHVDLLKKYMTYFVFDILGIQKINHHKENSKKLKILIERLIKLRSEERKQKNWIISDKIRKELSYIGVSLHDKNYCDDNDFKA
- the atpB gene encoding F0F1 ATP synthase subunit A, whose protein sequence is MISRKTICSLFFFLFLFVESVESSNDKNHDVIKKKDKVDVASTIFNHISDSHEWHILGNRNYGVILYLPIILWNNGLEIFSSYKFSYGNVVKGKYGYYKMFRGIIYKTNSVGSFYINSKGIPKNDKPWDFSITKNVISILISSFLLLYFFIRMKYSYQNHQNKWSLGILLEFLILFVRDEIAIPYIGDKKYKTFLPFLLTSFFFILANNLIGMIPGFPNVTGNINMTLGLALITFIVTNINANVSYWKHIFWMPGVPIGIKLILAPIEFIGIFIRPLTLCIRLFANMTAGHIIILSFICLIFIFNNFLITGFSIIFGFFISMLEIMVSFLQAFIFTTLSALLIGTSVKNYDNETR
- a CDS encoding PLP-dependent aspartate aminotransferase family protein yields the protein MKEETKLIQNILSDPLTGAISTPIYQTSTYVQEAPGVHKGFDYTRTNNPTRKILEDLITHLEYGYASLAFSSGLASVDAILKLLESGSEIVAVDDIYGGTFRLLNLYKKLGINTKFVDTTDAKKTISTISNKTKLVWLESPTNPTLKVSDIEYISKESKKKNSDILVVVDNTFASPVIQNPLKLGSDIVVHSATKYLAGHSDVLAGLITVKNTDLYEKLKYIQNATGGVLSPIDSWLTIRGSQTLYLRIKKQSQNAFQIASFLNKKRNSEIDQVFYPGLSNHKNHFIAVKQQRYFGGIVSFSLKKNTIESAKKVVTSTKIFKLAESLGGTKSLICHPATMTHKSTPTEVRINAGIQNSLIRLSIGIENVEDLIKDIDQALKSLSSQ
- the atpE gene encoding ATP synthase F0 subunit C, which encodes MDIDLTYSGLAALGSGLAVIGAGLGIGKIGSSAMDAIARQPEASNKIQNAMIIASALIEGAALFGIVTTLLAVFK
- a CDS encoding FoF1 ATP synthase subunit delta yields the protein MFSNKKIIQHYARVFFEHSIINVNDSELFYHKIKKMSFLLNNDIYINEIIYTNLLNSEKKIKIFKKILYNFDILLFKFVKLLIIKKRELFLKEIFLKYQKIYEENQKGFIKSVIISAFPLKKDMQKMIAQKIISNKKFHIFNKIDKSIVGGFIFRVGYKEWNFSVQEQLLHIKKIFYN
- a CDS encoding TrkH family potassium uptake protein; the protein is MIQIRLRNFLDMSTPIIFIYIILSLGWNPFIFFNVEILLGIVLIISSLHFFILFDKNLEKGYRSMIFLSFFILLLSLIFSFVKILFHNIKITADIKISTLISLILYVLIRATYFMRMIVYVKIHNPAFIFVASFVFLSFLGSSLLMLPASTVRKISFIDALFTSTSAVCVTGLVVLDTAKDFTYLGKIFILILIELGGLGILTITSFFSYFFRDGFSFKEAIFVSNFLNTKTTSNVLSLAVKVVMFTLTVEFIGALLIYFSIKEKHIIECDSILFFSIFHSISAFCNSGFSTLSQGLYSESVRFNYLLHIIIAFLLILGGIGFNILFNFFTYMWLTVKKYFLKIFKDEDLRRPAHVVTLNTKVVIYTTFFLLFFGTIFYYISEYHFSLSEHSSFHGKWIASFFSSATSRTAGFHVLNINSLTPITILFTIFLMWIGASPASTGGGIKTSTFALALINIISLARGKNRLEIQKKEISSESIRLSFSIIMLSIIVIYISILIIIFLDPKEDILSISFEVFSAFSTVGLSLGITSNLSNGSKLVLILLMLLGRIGVFNIMIGFLRKNKIGSHHYYRYPKGNILIN